The following proteins are encoded in a genomic region of Phaeodactylum tricornutum CCAP 1055/1 chromosome 1, whole genome shotgun sequence:
- a CDS encoding oxidoreductase (3-hydroxybutyrate dehydrogenase Amino acid degradation), translated as MSAIGFVGLGIMGEGMAARLLSEGVAGSDDKPLVIWNRTGSKCQALVEKFPSMKVIVKDTAREVVQECGITYCMLSTPEASKAVFEGDDGVLAGVTEGKSIVDCATLAELDMQRMSEAVMAKAGRFLEAPVSGSKGPAATGALIFLCAGSEELFSEIVDNGFKAMGKASHFFGAEVGAGTRAKLVVNSLMGTMLAAFGEGLALSEAVGLDPVKMIEVIGQGAIQNPMFNLKGPKMVTRDHGPNFPLKHAHKDMALASEMAKRAGVEYSVMDTAESLYRSAREDIDLRVADEDFSAVFERIHKVSNNEFSNKRMKKE; from the exons ATGTCAGCGATTGGATTCGTTGGTCTCGGCATTATGGGAGAGGGCATGGCAGCCCGTCTCTTGTCGGAAGGTGTAGCTGGATCGGATGACAAGCCGTTGGTAATCTGGAACCGCACTGGTTCCAAGTGCCAGGCCTTGGTCGAAAAGTTTCCTAGCATGAAGGTGATCGTAAAGGATACGGCCCGTGAAGTGGTGCAGGAATGTGGTATCACGTATTGCATGCTTTCCACGCCGGAAGCCAGCAAAGCGGTCTTCGAAGGGGATGACGGAGTGCTCGCCGGTGTGACGGAGGGAAAGTCTATCGTGGACTGCGCCACTCTGGCGGAGCTCGATATGCAGCGCATGAGTGAAGCTGTCATGGCAAAGGCAGG ACGTTTCTTGGAAGCCCCAGTGTCTGGTTCCAAAGGTCCCGCTGCAACTGGAGCGCTCATATTTCTGTGTGCCGGTTCGGAAGAGCTGTTTTCGGAAATTGTGGACAACGGTTTTAAAGCCATGGGTAAAGCCAGCCACTTTTTTGGTGCCGAGGTAGGAGCAGGAACTCGCGCCAAGCTGGTGGTTAATAGCTTGATGGGGACGATGCTGGCTGCCTTTGGTGAAGGCCTCGCCTTGTCTGAAGCAGTTGGCTTAGATCCCGTCAAGATGATTGAAGTGATTGGCCAAGGGGCTATCCAGAATCCCATGTTCAACTTGAAGGGACCTAAAATGGTAACGCGAGATCACGGCCCGAACTTTCCGTTAAAGCACGCGCACAAGGACATGGCCCTAGCGTCGGAAATGGCCAAACGTGCCGGAGTAGAGTACTCTGTCATGGACACTGCCGAAAGTCTCTACCGCTCGGCGCGAGAGGATATTGATCTCCGCGTTGCCGATGAAGATTTTAGCGCCGTGTTTGAGCGTATTCACAAAGTCTCAAACAACGAATTTTCTAACAAGCGAATGAAAAAGGAGTAA
- a CDS encoding predicted protein, with product MTSSRPQASISEVSDDDSNHGDLSDVEVSHEEHVRTLTNRGSYKSIHKSSTSRKLIRFHLMPRVRSKKSPDRSSIASDNATVEGVRSVVSQYTQASHDTVNVSNRTKAGRESRNHPHDKKNSKTRWSKLKRLVGVKTAPDDPGAPRLSSKSTDSAERVNTDDPIANRRRVRSADDAVTYSRRPRSASVAVTSNAIETTTPAQAFEDQSICGRLDGLDILALGGAGLITLPADTALPADWTFPTYSVTGQSLYQTAPRIVAEMLWTSAGRSAPEIILEGFIPGGEDRWSVRVEQRPTDASSFASSSTVYRSQSLPGLQPADTDEFEASEDGSVRWPSYKLWDSLWGSEPQPTNMTNLDKVPKDDDDPLLNLISDCSIPIDVDEDTFVIANRAHLVVIQEIAAGPLAKGQFESALAIFARLLKGLNLIEDQNLRFLKGTVLHNIGIVEMWRGQYERALENFTLAVKERSRYLPKRHPDLVVSIVRQSVALVALGRFDEALVALEKALDMVPPVADLVRAKILNNIGVVRFLQRDLTAALPSFTTALEILRRWLDGPIRRESIVFDAATTLSNIGKLYLERQDYDLAYFVYEEALLLQTTVFRKDHDIVLNGLTNLALAKVKTRHVQKAVQILQGCLRSQNSRFGPQSASAVETTGLIGHLYASEAQYEEALQCWKTVKKWQKTQLPANHAAAIQTRAAIDKAEHTIGQTSNSGWI from the coding sequence aTGACCTCTTCTCGTCCGCAAGCATCCATTTCCGAggtttccgacgacgacagcaaccaCGGCGACTTGTCCGACGTCGAAGTGTCGCACGAAGAGCACGTTCGGACGCTCACGAATCGTGGCTCGTACAAAAGTATTCACAAGTCCTCAACTTCCCGCAAGCTCATTCGCTTCCATCTCATGCCGCGGGTACGATCCAAGAAATCCCCAGACCGCAGTTCGATCGCGTCCGACAACGCTACCGTCGAAGGCGTGCGCTCTGTCGTTTCGCAGTACACGCAAGCAAGTCACGACACGGTCAACGTCTCCAACCGCACCAAAGCTGGACGCGAGAGTCGCAATCATCCGCACGACAAGAAGAATTCCAAAACGCGTTGGTCTAAACTCAAACGTCTCGTGGGCGTCAAGACGGCACCGGACGATCCCGGTGCTCCCCGATTGTCCTCCAAGTCCACCGACTCGGCGGAACGGGTAAACACCGATGATCCGATCGCCAATCGACGTCGCGTTCGTAGTGCGGACGATGCCGTTACCTATTCCCGACGTCCAAGGTCGGCGTCCGTCGCCGTGACGAGTAACGCGATCGAAACCACGACACCAGCACAAGCCTTCGAAGACCAGTCCATTTGTGGACGTCTGGACGGCCTCGACATTTTAGCCTTGGGTGGGGCCGGACTAATCACTTTACCCGCCGATACGGCGCTACCGGCCGACTGGACCTTTCCGACGTACTCCGTCACCGGACAGAGTTTGTACCAAACGGCGCCGCGAATTGTGGCCGAGATGCTCTGGACGTCCGCTGGACGGTCTGCTCCCGAAATTATATTGGAAGGATTCATTCCCGGCGGCGAGGATCGATGGAGTGTCCGTGTGGAACAACGACCAACGGACGCTTCATCTTTCGCAAGTTCTAGCACTGTATACCGCAGTCAATCGCTGCCAGGATTGCAGCCAGCCGACACGGACGAATTCGAAGCTTCCGAAGACGGCAGCGTGCGCTGGCCCAGTTACAAACTGTGGGACTCTCTATGGGGTAGCGAACCGCAACCCACCAATATGACCAATTTAGATAAGGTTCcgaaagacgacgatgatccCCTGCTCAATCTGATTTCCGACTGTTCCATCCCCATCGATGTGGACGAAGACACTTTCGTGATTGCCAATCGCGCCCACTTGGTCGTGATTCAGGAAATTGCCGCTGGACCCTTGGCCAAGGGACAATTCGAAAGCGCTCTAGCAATCTTTGCGCGACTCCTCAAGGGACTAAATCTGATCGAAGACCAGAACCTGCGCTTTCTCAAGGGCACCGTTTTGCACAATATCGGTATTGTGGAAATGTGGCGCGGTCAGTACGAACGTGCACTGGAAAATTTTACGCTCGCCGTCAAGGAACGATCCCGCTATTTGCCCAAACGCCATCCTGACTTGGTGGTTTCGATCGTCCGCCAAAGCGTCGCGCTCGTCGCACTGGGTCGGTTTGACGAAGCCTTGGTTGCGCTCGAGAAGGCCCTAGACATGGTACCACCAGTTGCCGACCTTGTACGGGCCAAAATTCTCAATAATATTGGCGTCGTACGCTTTCTACAACGCGATTTGACCGCCGCGTTGCCGAGTTTCACCACCGCGCTCGAAATTTTGCGGCGCTGGCTGGACGGACCCATCCGACGCGAGTCGATCGTATTTGACGCCGCCACGACGCTCTCCAATATCGGCAAACTGTATTTGGAACGACAGGATTACGACTTGGCCTATTTCGTGTACGAAGAAGCGCTTTTGCTGCAAACAACGGTCTTTCGTAAGGATCACGACATCGTATTGAACGGTCTCACGAACCTGGCGTTGGCCAAGGTAAAAACGCGTCACGTCCAAAAGGCCGTACAGATTCTGCAGGGTTGCTTGCGTTCGCAAAACAGTCGGTTTGGACCGCAGTCGGCCTCGGCTGTGGAGACGACGGGTTTGATCGGGCACTTATACGCCAGCGAGGCTCAGTACGAAGAGGCCCTCCAGTGCTGGAAGACGGTAAAAAAGTGGCAGAAAACGCAACTGCCAGCGAACCACGCCGCCGCAATACAGACGAGAGCGGCGATCGACAAAGCGGAACACACCATTGGTCAAACGAGTAACTCGGGCTGGATTTAG
- a CDS encoding predicted protein, protein ALFGMGCFWKPQEAFLATPGVLQATAGYANATQSTSVDQPSYLTVCNGDGHTEAVLVKYDPNVVAYCQLLRVFWQNHDASQIS, encoded by the coding sequence GCGCTTTTTGGAATGGGATGTTTCTGGAAACCCCAAGAAGCATTTCTGGCTACACCCGGAGTCTTACAGGCTACGGCTGGGTACGCCAACGCGACACAGTCCACATCGGTCGACCAACCGTCCTACTTGACCGTCTGTAACGGCGACGGTCATACCGAAGCCGTCCTGGTCAAGTACGACCCCAATGTTGTGGCGTACTGCCAACTGCTGCGGGTTTTTTGGCAAAATCACGACGCTTCGCAGATTTCC
- a CDS encoding predicted protein — protein sequence MPQRVTAMTSNSLFLVGGTGSLGQAIAKGLRSAEGFSAYVALVRPTSIDGIEALLLRGTGWTVVSVDFSDHAFLEVSLKGARTVVSTISGNDLVAVESAVIKAAKKNGATLFVPSQFGLDFRRWGNSFPLLAVKNAVLEVAKEINLPTLIVFTGMFSDFIFSFLVDLEESKARVIGDGSGKVSFTLRSDIGYVLAKALADPTYKKGGTLSMQGDTMSWRDALALLEKATGRDLALEYINPESALLLEKDLLQKGLDGELGLYYAAFGHHLLGEPQRGTNGGDTSAEAQTYGLTLESLETTLNRIYST from the coding sequence ATGCCCCAACGCGTAACTGCCATGACAAGCAACTCTCTATTCCTTGTTGGTGGCACAGGTAGTCTTGGCCAAGCGATAGCAAAAGGACTCCGCTCGGCCGAAGGTTTTTCTGCTTATGTAGCCCTGGTTCGTCCAACTTCCATCGATGGTATTGAAGCACTTTTACTGCGAGGAACGGGTTGGACGGTTGTGTCTGTTGATTTTAGTGATCACGCTTTTCTAGAGGTGTCCTTAAAAGGGGCCAGGACCGTTGTGTCTACAATCAGCGGTAACGACCTGGTCGCTGTGGAGTCTGCTGTCATCAAGGCAGCCAAGAAAAATGGTGCAACCTTGTTTGTCCCTTCGcagtttggattggatttTCGTCGCTGGGGAAATTCGTTTCCTCTTTTGGCTGTAAAGAATGCAGTTCTTGAGGTTGCCAAAGAAATCAATCTCCCCACCCTGATTGTTTTCACTGGCATGTTCTCGGACTtcattttttctttcttggttGACCTCGAGGAGAGCAAGGCGCGTGTGATTGGTGATGGAAGCGGAAAAGTGTCCTTCACACTCCGATCGGATATTGGGTACGTTCTTGCAAAGGCCTTGGCTGACCCAACATATAAGAAAGGCGGGACACTTTCAATGCAGGGCGACACTATGTCATGGAGAGATGCCCTAGCCTTACTCGAAAAGGCTACTGGGAGAGATTTGGCACTGGAATATATAAATCCTGAATCCGCCCTCCTTTTAGAAAAAgatcttttgcaaaagggTTTGGACGGAGAGCTGGGATTGTACTATGCTGCGTTTGGACACCATCTTCTCGGGGAGCCACAGCGTGGTACCAATGGAGGTGATACAAGCGCTGAGGCCCAGACTTACGGCTTGACCCTCGAATCACTGGAAACGACCTTGAACCGTATCTACAGCACGTAA